The genomic interval GCGCCTGTAGGCCGTCTCTGCACCAGAACTAGAGGAGCATCATCACAGTGACTGTACGTCACAGCGTTTCATCCCAATGACAATGAACATGGAGGGGGAACACTGCTCAAACCCCACTCCTCCCCACTGTAACCCGATGAAGGCATCGACAGATGATAGTTACGCATGTGAGACTGCCTGCATGCATATGCATCTAGGTCATACAGAAAACCTGCAAAATCACCAAAGAGACACAAACTGATGAACTCTACGCACGCAACGCTGCAGAATAAACCTGCAGCCTGACGGTCATTGTAAGGATGGGGGGGTCACGGGGAGCTGGGGGGCGGGGGGCAGACCGCGGGCTCTGCTGCCGTGATGAACGCCCGTGTTTAGAGTTGTGACAGCTTTCTAAAAGCGCTTCATCGGTTTCTCCGGAGTGTGTCGATTATCTGCACAATGACCTCTTTCTGTCTGAAAGCCCGAGCGTGGAGCTGCGGAGAGGCAGGTAGTGGAGGAGCTCAGGGAGAGATGAGCTcgggcagagagaggaggagccgcTGAATCACAGCCGCGACGCGGACGCGGATGACGCTCACACGCAACGCACAACTGTGCATTCAAGGACTTATTCCCCCGTTTCCCCCGTGAGAGTGCCGCTACTGTAGCTGATCCGGGATCTGTTTGCGACGGCCTGTTGCGGCCAGCGCGCCTCTCTGGGCCCACGCCGCCCGTCGTGCAAATGGCCGTGGGCCCGTCACGTTcggagagacagaaaaaaaaagcccaacagTTTTCGCATCCGCGTGCACGCGCCTCCGGCTGCCGGGCTCGCGCCCGTCATCTCGACGGCCAACTATCCGTCTTCCGCTGGCTGCCGGAGAGCAACATGACGGCTCAATAATTACAGGctcagcggggggggggcgaggacAGAATCAGTCGACTGTGAGAGTGGAAAGTGTTAAAAATGACGTGTGCGCTGCGATTAACGGAGAAACGGACGGGCTCGCGAATGTTTTCAGACACGCCGTGTTTGCGCGGAagcgacgcgcgcgcgcgcgcgtgtgtgtagcATGTGGTCACGCTGGACCGCATCATATTCAGTGGGTGAAAGTCATCACTATGCGCTTGTCAAGCCAAGTGGAATCTGACTACTTCACAGTTTTCGTCTAAATATAGAGAGGGGGCAAAACGAGGAAGAGGGACAGACAGGGACGGAGGGAAAGTGGCTGTCTAATGCAGTATTAACTAACCCCTCtgcgccccccaccccctcctggCATCCCctgctcgccccccccccccctcctccatctgcccCCAAGTCGCTCCTCTTCTCATTCTCTGCAATCTCATCCTGAGCCTCTATCCACATTTCCTGCATCTTGAGCTCAGCCTGCACATCCTCTTCCTTTCACTACCCCAACCTGCCCCTTCtccctgtcccccccccccctcaccctcatTGTGTATCTGTCTCTCACCCTCTGTGGCGGCGCCATATGTGCGGCGCTGGGCATTggccgtgcatgtgtgcgtcttcCTGCGAATGCCTGACATTTGGATATAAATAGGAGTGATGCCTGGAAGGACAGTGCGCATAGATGCATAGGAGGCAACTGttcatgtatatatatatatcgcatgtgtgtgtgtctgaagtctTTGTCTAATATTTTCTTTGTGCTCACAGCGACCAACTGCACTTACTTTAAATTCTTCACCTCCGGGGAGAACGCCGTCATATTCAGAAAGACGACCAACAAGAGTGAGAcattccttcttcctcctcgcGCTTCTGCCAATAGAGACGTTTGCTGCGGTGCTGGTGGCGAATGCACGCTTTAGTCCATTAACTCCTGCcgccacccctcctccccacgCACGCCCTGCCCCGTCACACTGATGGATGTGTTTGCCCAATCACGCGAGGAGCCCACTGGTTTCCAGGACTGGAGACTTGGTATTTACATCACGCTGGATGTAACATAACGAGGCGCTCGCGTCTGGTTCTGGAGCTTTAATTCCAGGCCGCGAGGCTCCTCCACAGTCTTAACACCCTGTTGACTCCCAGCACCTGACAAACACGGAGGGGAACGCTTTGGCCCCGCGCGCAGCAGACACGCGAGAgggcctctgctctgcagcagctacgGGAGTGGGAGCAGATGACAGCGAAGGTCCTTGTGTCACAGCAAAGACCTGCATAAATTATCCCTCACATATTAACTTGTACTTAGCAGTAAAAGCGTGAGAGATGAAAAACGGAAGTGTTATATAAATTATAGTCTACAGatttttaaacatgtttatgtGGCAAGTACTAGATTTAACCGTATTTTATGAACATGAGCTAATTGTTGATCACCGTCAGAATCAATGATCTACTAAGAACTAAGAATGTTCCAACAGCCACGTAGATGTTGTtccccatgttttagttctgatGTTTAAATGACTTTGATTTCTCGCCCGCTGAGCTTCAGCCTTCCTCTCTTCACAGATTTGAATCTGGCGGCGGCCGTCTTGGCCCTTTTGAGCCTCACCATGATGGCCATGGGCTCCATCTGCATCGCCATGTCCCTCAGCAAAGGAGTGCCCTTCTTCCTCAAGCCGGCCGCCTTCTGCTTCATCCTGTCAGGTAGGGTTTCCCCTGCGGCGGGACCCGGGACCAGCACCGTGGCAGTGagccggggtcaaaggtcactccCTATCGAACCTTTCACTCATTCGGGCCTGTTTCGTGTCACAGGAGTTCTGGTTCTTATCTCCATCCTGATATTCCACCAGTCGGTGCTGGCCTTGCTGTCCAGCGACCACTCCGTCCCCATCCACCACGAGCTGTCCTGGTCCGTGGCCTGCGTGGGCTCAGCTGGAGCCATCTTGATCTTCGGCGgcgtcctcttcatcctcctctcgcTTCCTTTCAGCCCCTGGCAGAAGTGTTGGCCACACAAGAACAGCGCCACCTAGCGCCCCAAGGCCCACGTGTGCATACGATAGAGGCTTTCGATGTTTTACTTGAGAGTAAGTGCAGAATTATTACCAGAGGATTGATACTCGGAGCTTGCTCTTGTCCAAGAGGTCATACAGGTCTTAATATtctgaaatataaatacaaaataatcaCAGGTCCTCCAGAATTAGTCTAAAATAGATTTGGTGTTTAAGTGTTTAGTAGAGGACAGATGAAGGGAGTGACAGGGCGACTGCTGACTGATCCATTTTTAGTGTTGCGTTGTGTCACAGACTCTTTGCTGCTTATTGCTGTGTAGTTACACCTGAAACTAGTGATTCTGACATAAATAGAGTGAACATATTTTTAACACCTTTGTATTATTCAGTGTTTTGTATGGAGGCTCATTTTTGCCAGAAATAACAGGTCTTTGTTTAAAATTAGCATCATTTGTCTTCCTGCAACTTTTAGAAACAGTAAATATGTTGTAGTAAATGTAGGTTTGAGGACAGATTACAGGTTGTGATCATTGGACTGGAAGTTGAAAATGAACACTTGAAGTCTAATGTTATTGTTAAACCTGTCTTCAAAGCTAAAGGGATTAAGACACTGGTCCCATATAGATGGAGGGAGCCGCACTCCGTCAGGTGAAATGTAGAGGCAGCATTTTCTCGTTTCATCGCCGTTCTGCAAAACCCTTTATCTTCTTGCCAGACGCTCTGTTCTCCGGGCGTAAATGCGCTTCCACACATGGCCGGTTACGTTAATAGAGGTTCTTCATGATTGCTTCATGTTGCTTTATAAATAGAGTCTGTGTCACTAATATTGTGGCAGTAAGTCCCTTAAAGCATCTGAGCATCTATTACTTGATAAACAGTTCAAAGTAAAAGTTTTAGATGTCAGTATttgttgtgcttgtgtgtgttttactacTGGGTGAATGTAGCTTCAGCATTTTCATGTCTGCTGAATCAATTCAACTGTGATGAAATGTTCAAATGTAATTTTGTATATGAGAGAATTGTATGGACATGTGATTTAAGCTCAGCTCTGTACATAAAAcctttgtgtatattttatgaATGGCCGCCGTTGTGTCGTCTCCAGATCATTTCTTTGCGTTACAGCTGTAAATACACAGTGTTGCTGTCATCGGATCCTCCTCCAGTCTCTACCAGGAAGTGCTCCATACTCACGTTTCTACTGGTGTCTATCTGAAGCACGTGGCTCCAGTTTTGCTTCTCATTAAAAGGGTTTGACTTAAAATAATTGCCTCCCTTTTGTTTGCTGACGTGACGCCTGCCTGCCCTGAAGCTTGACATTCACCCATTTTCACCCTTTCACAGTGTGACTCCCAACCTCTCTGCCAAACCCCCCTCCCCTAAAACCAACCCCTCTATAATTAGGCCGGGGCTCATCGCTGTGCTCTTCACTGCAGAGGTTGGGAAACTTTATCCTTGAATTTGGACTATGCAGCCCCTCTGGCCTATCCCCGTACCTCTGcgccctctctcctccttctccacccctGACCTCTGTGCGCCACGTTCCCTGCTGTCTCCAGGGCAGGCGGCTGCTCCTGCGTCGCACCTCCAGCCCCTCGGCCCCGCGCCGACAACGGGCCGATCGGACCGGGGGACCGGTCCCGGTTCGCTGGGCAGTCGAGTGGCATCACCTGCAAGCGCACACATGCATTTAAGTCCCAGTGGACAGAAACTGAACCCACATGACACACTATCCTGCTTGTATATATAGCCATTAATAGTTCTACTGAGACTATGTGACAAGTGATTCACGGGCACTGGTTGCATGTTTGTAAAAGGAAATGGGCTTCCTAGAATTCCTGATAGAAGACCCGGAAGCTCACAGAATAGGAGAACTGTGATGGATTGTGCCTGTGCACTAGATCACCTCAGTTTAATTTGGCAGACTGACACAGAATCCCTTAAATCTCTCATCGCCGCATTGCTGTCTTTGTAACGTGGCTGTAGGAGGTGTGATAATAGCAGGAACAACACTTCAGATCACTAATCCTCACGGTCCAGGAGCACTGCTCGGAATCCCAGACCCCTTGTCTACAATGTGACACTGCTTTCCCCACCGCTCGGAGGCATCTCCAGTATCATCTCTTGTCTCTGAGCACTCGTCCACGTTGATCCTCCCTGGACGCTTTCCCAGCTTCCCCGCAGCCTGGGACCGTCCCGCTGAGGACGGACAGCCTCTGCCCACTGGGCTGAAGTGACCAGCGGAGACCTTGACTGCATTTCATAACTGTTTATGCAAAATCATGCACGGCTTACCAGATGGGCTCATCGGGAAAAAAAGATGTAGTCGTGAAGGGCAGCGGTCCCAGAAAAGTTAACTTTCAGCGGGGTCGCTCGTTATCGCGTGCAGCACAGAGCTCCCATCTGGCTCTGTTCAGGTATCTGCAAATATTAGGCGTTTACGCCTGACAGAGAAGGTTAAAGATAAAACCTTCTGCATCATATACATATGTAGCATCTATATACTTCACCTTAAAACCTTCCATAACACACATGAGACCACAGcgcaagaaagaaacaaaagacagtCAGTGATTTTGCCAGTTACTGTTTTTTATAAACTTCGTGCAATACAGTGTTTAAGTTTATCACACATTTAGATAAACCATAATCAGTTGTCTAGATATATCTATTCTCAACTACATACTATTCATATTGCCCACATAAATGCTATCTGTGTGCAGTTTTatcacatttttttcttttctgtaattAAATCAAAGAAATTAAATCATAAAGAATCTGGAAGCATCAAGTCATCGCTGTtgtcgtttttttttcccccgttgTATCACGCAACAGGCGTGTCTCCACCTGGATCTGCAGTCAGTGGGGGGTCCGGGAGCCTGGCGCTCGGTGGGGGGTGGATCACgtgtgtttacattctcatCGACATAAACGGAACAGGTCAGAGTTCAGCGGTCGCTCAGCGGTCTGAGGGGAAGCACAGTGAAGAATCTTTGGGGAGGTCAAGGGGTCATGGTTGTGTTAGATCTGTCACAGCTGACGAGGTACGGGAGACGCCGTCCCTGTGGCCAAATATGGGCAGGAGCATCCAGGGGGCGGAGCAGGAACCGAGGCCTGCTGTCCACAGTGCATCCAGGTGAACCCGTGGTCCCAACGCATCTGTAGACTTTACAAAGATCTATATGCATAAGTTACAATGTACCGAGAGCTCTTCAAAAATGTCTCCAGTGTTTTTTAACTCTCCCTGAACACAcgtttatttattgtattttctgCCACTAAAAATGATGACGTGTCACTTTGGGAGTGTtgatattaaaaatgattaggttcttttttgtttttctgctcaggCAGCAACCTTTACCTGATTCTGTACAAATGAGAATCTGatgagtcttttttttctcctccacccAGAGGACTCCTGTTAATGCCCAAGAACAGACATCTTCAACACGACTATAGCTACAAGCACTACTGTTAACACTGATTAGTATGAAGAGGCGAACGGAGGCCCAGAGAAAAGTCAGATGGACTCGGCCAGTCGTCTCAGTCACTCACGTTATTGTTGCATTTCTTTCAGAATCAATATTGGAAGACAATTTACAGTATTCACATCCGGCGTCATGGCATCAATGAATATGATCCTCACTCTTCCACGAGTTGTGCACACTCATGCTTGACACGTTGACACAGTTACACACCGCTCACTGACAGTCCCAGCGGCTCCGCTTGGAAGAAATTCACAGTAAAAGTCATAGagtggaaacaaaaaaacaacccaaagcACACACATCAAAATGAAAACTTTGTTCCAAACTATACAGTGGCGTTTGCGAACACAGCTAGGCCGTAATAACGCTAAGAAtaatcacaacaacaatctgACGCGAATGATGGTCGGGTTAAATTAGCAGAATTATTGCACAAAAAGTATGGGAGACATTTTCATAATAGCCCAAGGTTAATTGCGTTTGATcattaacaaaataaatcatTTCTAGCACATTAAGATATCAAAATAGTTTCATTGTGACAgttcattgttgttgttattatcgcTCTGTTATTACTCTTCTTCTTTTAGTTCTCGGGTAGACGCAGGAACAGGAACACGGAGGGAGAGATCCGGCGCCGGGCCCGTCCGCCTGACCCGGTGCCCTCTCTCTGCtacccatcctcctcctctctcctcctcctctctgcctcccctctaCACGGGCGTCGTCTTCCTGTTGAGGGTGTTAGAGTTGCTCTCTCTGTCCCCCTTCAGCCTGTCCAGCGTCCCCATGCCCCGCTCCCTGTCCACCGTGGACGCGGTGAAAGGCGGCGGGCCGGAACCCACCGAGTTGGGCATGGGCGCGTTCGAGTTGGACGAGTTGGAGGGGTTGTGGGACTTGAGCGAGGGGAGGGTGCCGCTCATCATcacgccccctcctcccccgcccccgTCCTTGGGGAAGCAGTTGTGGAGCTGGTAGAGCGTGGCCCTGTCCACTGTCCCGTACATGGGCGGCAGGCCTCCCAGTTTGGGGTCACGCGACAGGGTGTAGAGGGAGATGTCTCCCCCGGCCAGGGCCGTGTGCGAGCGGGAGTGGGGGTTGGGCAGCGTGGACACCGAGATGGGGCCCTGGGCGAGCAGCGCCGACGGGGGCAGGCCGAAGTTCTTGCCCCCGCCCACGGGCGAGGGGTCCCGCGAGCGGGACGGGTCGGTGGAGCGCGACGAGGAGCGGGAGCGGCGGCGGAAGCGGTAGCTGGGCAGGCGCAGCATGGCGTGCGTGGTGCTCTTGAAGATGTCGGTGCGCGAGCGGCAGCGCAGCTCCTTGTTCTTCTCGATGTAGATGTTGACGGCCAGCACCCCCACCATCTCGGCCATGATGAAGGACAGGCCGCCGAAGTAAAAGGACCAGCCGTAGGAGTACTGCCACTTTTTATCCtcgtccttcttgggggagatGTCCCCGAGGGCAGCCGAGATGTAGACGATCACGCCGATGATGTTGCTCAGACCTGAGGGAGCCCAGAAGTGAGGGATTTACCGCAGAGCGGAGTAAACAGCGTCACCTCTATACTAACAACTCAATCTATAACCAACAGGATGAATACCTGCAGCTACGAAGAGAATCCCCGCTCCCAGGATTATGTTCCTTTTGCTCTTATAAAGACGACTGGCAGCGATGCAAACGCctcccatcagcagcaggatggCGCTGAGGATCGGGAAGATGTTGGAAGCCCTGACGACCCCTTAGAAGATGAAGGAATAATGTCATAATAAGCACATGCATCTATGAATTGCTTGTTTCTTCttagtttttgtttgttctgtgagcagacatcctttttctttttgttttattat from Betta splendens chromosome 16, fBetSpl5.4, whole genome shotgun sequence carries:
- the cacng6b gene encoding voltage-dependent calcium channel gamma-6 subunit, with product MWSNFFVQQDEEGRIGVAGAGQGGGLGAMKGGRGQRRSHRMSDSQEGKIKLAFFVSIIGVTLTVLGMGTEFWVELAQSKNFSGNETCQMAHYGLWKSCVRTLFVADIDPERTICGPAELPGATNCTYFKFFTSGENAVIFRKTTNKNLNLAAAVLALLSLTMMAMGSICIAMSLSKGVPFFLKPAAFCFILSGVLVLISILIFHQSVLALLSSDHSVPIHHELSWSVACVGSAGAILIFGGVLFILLSLPFSPWQKCWPHKNSAT
- the cacng8b gene encoding voltage-dependent calcium channel gamma-4 subunit isoform X1, whose amino-acid sequence is MVCEKGIQILLTTVGAFAAFGLMTVAIGTDYWLYSRALICNITSNVTQDDPHNKDKKDPGALTHSGLWRICCLEGVKRGVCSQINHFPEDADFDHDGAEYVLRVVRASNIFPILSAILLLMGGVCIAASRLYKSKRNIILGAGILFVAAGLSNIIGVIVYISAALGDISPKKDEDKKWQYSYGWSFYFGGLSFIMAEMVGVLAVNIYIEKNKELRCRSRTDIFKSTTHAMLRLPSYRFRRRSRSSSRSTDPSRSRDPSPVGGGKNFGLPPSALLAQGPISVSTLPNPHSRSHTALAGGDISLYTLSRDPKLGGLPPMYGTVDRATLYQLHNCFPKDGGGGGGGVMMSGTLPSLKSHNPSNSSNSNAPMPNSVGSGPPPFTASTVDRERGMGTLDRLKGDRESNSNTLNRKTTPV
- the cacng8b gene encoding voltage-dependent calcium channel gamma-4 subunit isoform X2: MLPGRSACGCVRAHLSVPPSICVSSLHHSISPHSPSISTSGVLSPACVRPSVGLSARVKRGVCSQINHFPEDADFDHDGAEYVLRVVRASNIFPILSAILLLMGGVCIAASRLYKSKRNIILGAGILFVAAGLSNIIGVIVYISAALGDISPKKDEDKKWQYSYGWSFYFGGLSFIMAEMVGVLAVNIYIEKNKELRCRSRTDIFKSTTHAMLRLPSYRFRRRSRSSSRSTDPSRSRDPSPVGGGKNFGLPPSALLAQGPISVSTLPNPHSRSHTALAGGDISLYTLSRDPKLGGLPPMYGTVDRATLYQLHNCFPKDGGGGGGGVMMSGTLPSLKSHNPSNSSNSNAPMPNSVGSGPPPFTASTVDRERGMGTLDRLKGDRESNSNTLNRKTTPV